One genomic segment of Roseivirga misakiensis includes these proteins:
- a CDS encoding FAD-dependent oxidoreductase has product MDKAQQKISILGAGLVGSLLSISLAKKGYDVTIFERRPDMRKAGAIGGRSINLALSNRGLKALENVGLKDKIQESCIPMPGRMIHDLKGNLDFQPYGKEGEFINSVSRGGLNWLLMNEAEAVGVQIMFDHRCIDVDFDTATAVFDNGKSIEADFLFGGDGAFSALRNAMQKTDRFNFSQEYISAGYKELTMPPAPDGDFAIDPNALHIWPRGEYMLIALPNLDKSFTCTLFFPFEGETSFASIKTEADVEAFFNDKFKDAVPLIPNLKTEYFENPTSSLITVRCSPWVKGKTALIGDAAHAIVPFYGQGMNSGFEDCYVFDQLLEKYGEISDALLNEYQELRIPDGNAIADLALYNFIEMRDKVADEKFVLQKKIEKKLNELYPDKWIPLYSMVTFSDLRYSEAIARGKKQQEVMNEVLSRPDIEKHWDSMNFKAIIDQV; this is encoded by the coding sequence ATGGATAAAGCACAACAAAAAATCAGCATTCTAGGAGCAGGCCTTGTGGGATCACTCCTTTCTATATCACTTGCTAAAAAAGGGTATGATGTAACGATTTTTGAAAGGCGACCTGATATGAGAAAAGCAGGTGCTATTGGCGGACGATCCATCAACTTAGCCTTGAGTAATAGAGGGTTAAAAGCACTTGAAAATGTAGGGCTAAAAGACAAAATTCAAGAAAGCTGTATCCCCATGCCTGGTCGAATGATACACGATTTAAAGGGCAATTTGGACTTTCAGCCGTATGGCAAAGAAGGTGAGTTTATCAATTCAGTCTCTCGAGGCGGCTTAAACTGGCTTTTAATGAATGAAGCTGAGGCCGTTGGAGTTCAAATCATGTTCGACCATCGGTGTATAGATGTAGATTTTGATACGGCCACCGCAGTTTTCGATAATGGAAAGTCTATAGAAGCGGATTTTCTTTTCGGTGGAGATGGTGCATTTTCCGCATTGAGAAATGCCATGCAGAAAACAGATCGCTTCAATTTTTCGCAAGAATATATCTCTGCTGGATATAAGGAGTTGACCATGCCTCCTGCACCAGACGGTGACTTTGCGATTGATCCAAATGCCCTACATATTTGGCCTAGAGGTGAATACATGTTGATCGCTTTACCAAATCTTGATAAAAGCTTTACGTGTACCCTATTCTTCCCATTTGAGGGAGAAACAAGCTTTGCGTCGATCAAAACTGAGGCTGATGTAGAGGCATTTTTTAATGACAAGTTCAAAGACGCGGTTCCGCTAATTCCCAATCTGAAAACAGAATATTTCGAAAACCCCACATCCAGTTTGATCACTGTTCGGTGCAGTCCTTGGGTTAAAGGTAAAACCGCTTTAATTGGCGACGCAGCGCATGCTATAGTACCATTCTATGGCCAAGGAATGAACTCAGGTTTTGAAGACTGTTATGTTTTCGATCAGCTTTTAGAAAAGTATGGCGAAATAAGCGATGCCTTATTAAATGAATATCAGGAACTCCGAATACCTGACGGAAATGCCATTGCAGATTTGGCTTTATACAACTTCATAGAAATGCGAGATAAAGTCGCGGACGAAAAGTTTGTACTCCAAAAGAAAATCGAGAAAAAACTTAATGAGTTATATCCAGACAAATGGATACCACTTTATTCTATGGTGACTTTTAGTGACTTACGCTACTCAGAGGCAATTGCAAGAGGAAAAAAGCAACAAGAAGTAATGAATGAAGTGCTTTCAAGACCAGATATAGAAAAGCATTGGGATAGTATGAACTTTAAAGCTATCATTGATCAAGTATAA
- a CDS encoding amidohydrolase family protein, producing MTKLKIDMHTHIIPEHLPKWTDKFGYGDFIHLHHHKEGAAMMMKGSKFFREIQANCWHPELRIEEYATHGTQVQVVSTIPVMFSYDAKPKDALEVSQFLNDHIADLCQKFPKHYIGLATIPMQDEELAIQELERCKNELHLPGIQIGSNINDKNLSSPRFFPIFEACERLGMAVMIHPWNMMGFHSMEKYWLPWLVGMPAETSRAACSLIFGGVLERLPKLRVNFSHAGGSFLPTLGRVEHGFNCRPDLVAIDNPINPREYVGKFWIDCITHDPHLLKYVLEMQGSKRITLGSDYPFPLGDLEIGAYIEEMGLSNEIVEDIFCNATLEWLDLPISKFE from the coding sequence ATGACTAAATTAAAGATCGACATGCATACCCATATCATACCTGAGCATCTGCCCAAATGGACAGATAAATTCGGATATGGTGACTTTATTCATCTGCACCATCACAAAGAGGGCGCTGCTATGATGATGAAAGGGTCAAAATTCTTCAGAGAGATCCAGGCTAATTGTTGGCACCCTGAGTTAAGAATAGAAGAGTATGCCACCCATGGTACGCAGGTTCAAGTTGTGAGCACTATTCCGGTGATGTTTTCTTATGATGCAAAACCTAAAGATGCACTTGAAGTTTCTCAATTTTTGAATGATCACATTGCCGATCTCTGTCAAAAATTCCCAAAGCACTATATCGGTTTGGCGACCATCCCAATGCAGGATGAGGAGCTTGCTATTCAAGAACTTGAACGATGCAAAAACGAATTGCATCTACCTGGAATTCAAATTGGTTCAAACATTAATGACAAAAACCTGAGTAGCCCCCGCTTTTTCCCAATCTTCGAAGCATGTGAAAGGTTAGGAATGGCTGTGATGATACACCCATGGAATATGATGGGCTTCCATAGTATGGAAAAATATTGGCTCCCGTGGTTAGTAGGTATGCCAGCCGAAACCTCTCGCGCCGCCTGCTCATTAATTTTCGGTGGTGTGCTAGAAAGACTTCCAAAACTACGCGTAAACTTTTCACACGCAGGAGGATCATTTCTACCGACACTGGGTCGCGTTGAACATGGATTTAATTGTCGACCGGACCTAGTGGCAATCGATAATCCAATAAACCCACGAGAATATGTCGGTAAGTTTTGGATCGATTGTATCACCCACGATCCACATTTACTGAAGTATGTTTTGGAAATGCAGGGATCGAAAAGAATAACTTTAGGCTCTGATTACCCATTTCCACTTGGCGACCTAGAAATCGGAGCATACATTGAAGAAATGGGGCTTTCAAATGAAATAGTTGAAGATATTTTTTGCAATGCTACGTTGGAATGGCTAGATCTGCCGATCAGTAAATTTGAATAA
- a CDS encoding 3-hydroxyanthranilate 3,4-dioxygenase, with protein sequence MGIRKPFNLNKWIEDNRDLLKPPVGNKNLYPEGTDYIVMIVAGPNARKDYHYNETEELFYQLEGEITVRIQEDGKAVDIDLGPGDMYLHPPKVPHSPMRKEGSIGLVIERVRKPEHTDGLMWFCDKCNNKLHDTYFPLTNIEKDFLPRFKEFYASEELRTCKNCGHKMETDPRFVK encoded by the coding sequence ATGGGTATTAGGAAACCGTTCAACCTGAACAAATGGATCGAGGATAATCGCGATTTATTGAAACCACCTGTCGGAAATAAAAACCTTTATCCAGAAGGTACGGACTACATTGTAATGATTGTTGCAGGCCCCAACGCACGAAAAGATTATCATTACAACGAGACAGAAGAACTTTTCTATCAACTGGAAGGAGAAATAACAGTCAGAATTCAAGAAGATGGCAAAGCGGTAGATATTGACTTAGGTCCTGGCGATATGTACCTCCACCCGCCGAAAGTCCCACACTCTCCTATGCGCAAAGAAGGCTCAATTGGTTTAGTGATTGAACGAGTTCGCAAACCAGAGCATACCGATGGCCTCATGTGGTTTTGTGATAAGTGCAACAACAAATTGCATGACACATATTTCCCATTAACTAATATTGAAAAAGACTTTCTTCCAAGGTTTAAAGAGTTCTATGCTTCAGAAGAACTTCGAACGTGCAAAAACTGCGGTCACAAGATGGAAACCGACCCACGATTTGTAAAATAA
- a CDS encoding methylated-DNA--[protein]-cysteine S-methyltransferase — MKNTAITYMDSPLGRIKIIGDADAIKMVSFIDREERESEGVIPLTVRNCKKQLKEYFEGKRKEFNVPLDPDGTAFQKEVWQSLLSIPFGKTSTYAKQSKILGDIKKIRAVGSANGKNPIAVIIPCHRVIGTDGSLTGYAGGLDKKEWLLRHEKSMPGQNQTSMF, encoded by the coding sequence ATGAAGAACACTGCAATCACCTATATGGACTCCCCGTTGGGCAGAATAAAAATTATTGGCGATGCTGATGCCATTAAAATGGTCAGTTTCATCGATAGAGAAGAACGAGAATCGGAAGGGGTAATTCCTTTGACGGTGAGAAATTGCAAAAAGCAATTGAAGGAATATTTCGAAGGAAAGCGAAAAGAATTCAACGTCCCACTAGACCCAGACGGCACAGCGTTTCAAAAAGAAGTATGGCAAAGCCTTTTGTCAATTCCTTTCGGCAAAACATCAACCTATGCCAAGCAATCCAAGATACTCGGAGATATAAAGAAAATTCGCGCTGTTGGATCAGCCAACGGAAAAAACCCGATAGCAGTGATCATACCTTGTCATCGTGTTATTGGTACTGACGGTAGCCTTACTGGCTATGCAGGAGGATTGGATAAAAAAGAATGGCTATTACGGCATGAAAAAAGTATGCCTGGCCAAAATCAAACCAGCATGTTTTAA
- the kynU gene encoding kynureninase gives MNFENSLSFAQELDLRDPLKSYRDLFHIPKVNGRPALYFTGNSLGLQPKTARSFIEQEMKDWEMYAVEGHFKDSKRPWMYYHKFLKDSLAKLVGAKPIEVVSMNQLTVNLHLLMVSFYRPTERRFKIIAEAGAFPSDQYMFETQIKHHGLNPDDTLIELKPRQGEHNLRTEDILKTIAETGDELALVLLSGVQYYTGQLFDIKSITKKGQEVGAKVGWDLAHAMGNVPLSLHDWGVDFATWCSYKYLNSGPGNVSGVFVHERYAHDSNLPRFAGWWGQEESTRFQMTKGFKPMTGADGWQLSNVNVLSSAAHLASLEIFDKVGVNALREKSLLLTGYMEFLINELSGEENIFEIITPKDPESRGCQLSIFCHKNGKMLFDALSSEGVISDWREPNVIRVAPVPLYNTFEDVYHFARILKEHIQKM, from the coding sequence ATGAATTTTGAGAACAGTCTTTCATTTGCTCAAGAACTCGATTTACGAGACCCCCTAAAGTCTTACCGCGACCTATTTCATATCCCGAAGGTGAACGGTAGACCTGCCCTATACTTCACCGGAAACTCACTGGGGCTTCAGCCTAAAACGGCTCGCTCATTTATAGAGCAAGAAATGAAAGATTGGGAGATGTATGCCGTAGAGGGGCATTTCAAGGATAGCAAAAGACCTTGGATGTACTATCACAAATTCCTGAAGGATTCACTGGCGAAATTAGTTGGCGCTAAACCAATCGAAGTCGTTTCAATGAATCAATTGACGGTAAATCTTCACTTGTTGATGGTTTCTTTTTATCGGCCTACAGAGAGACGATTTAAGATCATTGCTGAAGCGGGTGCGTTTCCTTCAGATCAATATATGTTCGAGACACAGATAAAACACCATGGTCTAAACCCCGATGACACCTTAATCGAACTGAAACCTCGGCAAGGAGAACATAATTTAAGAACCGAAGATATTTTAAAAACGATAGCCGAAACTGGGGATGAATTAGCACTGGTACTATTAAGTGGCGTTCAATACTATACTGGGCAGCTTTTTGATATTAAATCAATCACTAAAAAAGGCCAAGAAGTCGGGGCAAAAGTAGGCTGGGATTTGGCTCATGCCATGGGTAATGTACCTCTTTCGTTACATGATTGGGGTGTCGATTTTGCCACTTGGTGTAGCTATAAGTATTTAAATAGCGGGCCAGGAAATGTATCAGGAGTATTTGTGCACGAAAGGTATGCGCACGATTCAAATTTACCTCGTTTTGCAGGCTGGTGGGGCCAGGAAGAATCTACTCGCTTTCAAATGACCAAAGGCTTTAAACCAATGACTGGAGCGGATGGCTGGCAACTAAGTAATGTCAACGTACTGTCCAGTGCGGCTCATTTGGCCTCTTTAGAAATTTTTGATAAGGTTGGCGTAAACGCTTTACGAGAAAAGAGTCTTTTACTGACTGGCTACATGGAGTTCTTGATTAATGAATTGAGTGGTGAGGAGAATATCTTCGAAATCATTACTCCAAAAGACCCTGAAAGTCGAGGTTGTCAGTTATCGATTTTCTGTCATAAAAATGGTAAGATGCTCTTCGATGCCTTGTCATCCGAAGGTGTAATCTCCGATTGGCGCGAACCGAACGTTATTAGGGTGGCGCCTGTCCCATTATATAACACCTTCGAAGACGTTTATCACTTTGCGAGAATCCTCAAAGAACATATCCAAAAAATGTAA
- a CDS encoding dipeptidase yields the protein MSKFPIIDLHCDLLVYLLMNSNARADSRAFGAGLPFLKEGKVAMQVMAVYTAVEEASARNGLAQSALYKELFSDYSDSFYQATAGFKSRDEGIGIVASLESASGLCNEDEPLDNAFKNLETILENVERLFYISFTHHAENRFGGGNYATAGLKPDGEVLLEYMSGRQIAVDLSHTSDALAHDILDYTVKKSLDVPVLASHSNFRDIWDHPRNLTRENAQEIVDRGGLIGMNFLRAFLDNDRPEALLDHIKYGFELSGGENSMAFGADFFYTGDFPDPSRHPFYFPQHENAAKYQEILAELSNALTDAQKTKLAHQNVEQFIASNWK from the coding sequence ATGAGCAAATTCCCAATTATAGATCTACACTGTGACTTACTGGTTTATCTTTTGATGAACTCGAATGCTCGAGCAGACAGTCGCGCTTTTGGAGCGGGATTACCTTTTTTAAAAGAGGGAAAAGTCGCTATGCAAGTCATGGCCGTTTATACGGCTGTCGAGGAGGCTAGTGCAAGAAATGGGTTGGCACAATCTGCCCTTTACAAAGAGTTATTTAGCGACTATTCGGATAGCTTTTACCAAGCAACAGCAGGTTTTAAGTCAAGGGATGAGGGAATTGGAATAGTTGCTTCATTGGAAAGCGCATCGGGTTTGTGTAATGAGGATGAGCCTTTGGATAATGCTTTTAAGAATTTAGAAACGATTCTTGAGAATGTAGAAAGGCTATTCTATATCAGTTTTACCCATCATGCCGAAAACAGGTTTGGTGGTGGCAATTATGCAACAGCTGGTTTAAAGCCCGATGGTGAGGTACTATTGGAATACATGTCTGGAAGGCAAATTGCCGTTGATTTATCGCATACTTCCGATGCGTTAGCCCATGATATTCTGGATTATACGGTCAAAAAGAGTTTGGATGTTCCGGTGTTGGCGAGCCACTCAAATTTTAGGGATATCTGGGATCACCCAAGAAATCTTACAAGAGAAAATGCGCAAGAGATTGTGGATAGAGGAGGCTTAATTGGTATGAATTTTTTGAGGGCCTTTTTGGATAACGATCGGCCAGAAGCGCTGCTAGATCACATAAAATATGGTTTCGAGCTTTCCGGAGGCGAGAATTCCATGGCTTTTGGAGCCGATTTCTTTTATACAGGAGATTTTCCAGATCCATCCAGGCATCCTTTTTACTTTCCTCAACATGAAAACGCTGCCAAGTATCAAGAGATCTTAGCTGAGCTTTCAAATGCTTTAACTGACGCTCAAAAAACTAAATTGGCTCATCAAAACGTAGAACAATTCATCGCTTCAAATTGGAAATAG
- a CDS encoding aldehyde dehydrogenase: MEIIRNYINGELVDAQSGLSFDNYNPAVGEVYSKIPDSGAADVQAAVDAASAAFPTWSATSRSDRSKLLLRIADLIDQNHNKLAAAESKDNGKPLKLASRVDIPRASANFRFFATAILHESTEAHESDGQAMNFTLRSPIGVVGCISPWNLPLYLFTWKIAPALAAGNTVIAKPSEITPMTAFLLSELCIVAGLPSGVLNIIHGNGPDAGQAITEHPEIKAISFTGGTATGKRIAATAAPMFKKLSLELGGKNPNIIFADCDFEEALKTSVHSSFANQGQICLCGSRIFVERSIYEKFKDAFVKKVEQLQIGDPSDAKTNLGAVVSEGHMKKVLSYIELGKEEGGRVLTGGYQVRLNGELSNGYYVAPTVFEGLSFDCRTNQEEIFGPVVTLTPFDTVEEVLMMANSTVYGLSATVWTNNLKTANRMSNQLESGIVWVNCWLHRDLRTPFGGVKKSGVGREGGWEVLDFFSEKKNVCIQL, from the coding sequence ATGGAAATTATTCGCAATTATATCAATGGAGAATTAGTTGATGCGCAAAGCGGCTTGTCTTTTGATAATTACAATCCTGCCGTAGGCGAAGTTTACAGTAAAATACCTGACTCAGGCGCTGCTGACGTACAGGCAGCCGTTGATGCTGCTTCGGCAGCTTTTCCAACCTGGTCCGCTACTAGCCGCTCAGATCGATCCAAATTATTACTCAGAATTGCCGATCTCATCGATCAGAATCACAATAAACTAGCAGCGGCAGAATCTAAGGACAACGGTAAGCCCTTAAAACTTGCCAGTAGAGTAGATATACCGCGCGCCTCAGCGAATTTTCGGTTTTTTGCAACAGCTATATTACATGAATCTACTGAAGCGCATGAATCTGACGGACAGGCGATGAATTTTACTTTACGTAGCCCCATCGGCGTAGTGGGTTGTATATCTCCTTGGAACTTGCCCCTTTACTTGTTTACATGGAAGATTGCTCCTGCACTAGCAGCAGGGAATACGGTAATTGCTAAGCCTTCAGAGATTACTCCAATGACTGCTTTTCTGCTTTCGGAGCTATGTATAGTGGCTGGGTTGCCATCAGGGGTTTTGAATATTATCCATGGAAATGGGCCAGATGCAGGTCAGGCCATCACAGAACACCCTGAAATAAAGGCCATATCTTTTACAGGAGGTACGGCTACTGGTAAAAGAATCGCCGCTACTGCCGCGCCAATGTTCAAAAAGCTGTCTTTAGAACTAGGAGGTAAGAATCCGAATATCATATTCGCAGATTGTGACTTTGAGGAGGCTTTGAAGACATCTGTGCACTCGAGTTTTGCCAATCAAGGTCAAATTTGTTTGTGTGGATCTCGAATTTTTGTGGAACGCTCGATTTATGAGAAGTTCAAAGACGCCTTCGTGAAAAAAGTAGAACAGTTGCAGATCGGCGATCCTTCGGATGCAAAAACTAACCTTGGTGCTGTTGTATCCGAAGGGCACATGAAGAAAGTTTTGAGCTATATAGAGCTCGGAAAAGAGGAAGGGGGACGTGTGTTAACCGGAGGTTATCAGGTGAGGTTAAACGGGGAATTGTCCAATGGATATTACGTTGCTCCCACCGTGTTTGAGGGCCTCTCTTTTGACTGCCGAACCAACCAAGAGGAGATTTTTGGTCCGGTGGTCACTTTGACTCCTTTTGACACGGTAGAGGAGGTGCTTATGATGGCTAATAGTACCGTTTATGGGCTCTCAGCGACAGTTTGGACCAACAATTTGAAAACTGCTAACCGTATGAGTAATCAATTAGAATCGGGTATAGTATGGGTGAATTGCTGGCTCCATAGAGACTTAAGAACGCCATTCGGAGGGGTCAAGAAAAGTGGCGTCGGAAGGGAAGGAGGCTGGGAAGTATTGGACTTTTTCAGTGAAAAGAAGAATGTATGTATTCAACTTTAA
- a CDS encoding ABC transporter permease: protein MFKNNLKVAFRSLLKNRVFSLINVTGLALGIAASLLILQYVNYELSYEDFNEKADQIYRLKTNRYNQGQLSTEWASGVVSIGHILNEAFPEVERFARLTRTGGVLSQGDVEFKEERIYFANQDVFQIFGKEILHGNPETALTELNTIAISASTAKRYFGRTDVVGQSLMFNREQSVNIAAVFADAPDNTHFKFDILVSWANQEANDEDGNLNTVWYWDGYFNYIELTEGTDPEEFTAKIDKFIDERWGEEMRNADTWMDFELQPMRDIHLYSNFIGEAEVNGDGDSVYALLGISFFIILIAWVNYVNLATAKSMERAREVGLRKVLGSQKGQLIRQFLTESLLINLFAVALAFGIVVLVIPSFSRLADQPMTLALFTQQGFWIGLATLFLVGTFLSGMYPAFVLSSYKPIDTLKGGSMSNSGGAWLRKGLVVFQFMASIGLIIGTYTVYEQISYMRNQDLGVDINQTLVINGPLVLDSTYSEKLTAFNDVLEANANIENVVVSTVVPGREVGWNAGGIRREGAPDSEGKQYRVLGFGYEYVETFDLKIIAGRTFSEEFGDEESKILFSRSAVKDFGFESPEDALNQRIFFWGNIYTVIGVLEDYHHNSLKEDYDKLIFRLIPNANNYYSIKYNAANTQQVIQLAEEKWLEFFPGNPFEYFFLDDSFEEQYAADRQFGSVFTIFSGLAILVACLGLFGLAAFMTSKRIKEIGVRKVLGASVPSILKLLSVDFLKLILVAVLLAIPLSYYGMNQWLSGFAFRIDLYWYIFAVPSALVMLIALATVSFQTARAARANPVDSLRYE from the coding sequence ATGTTCAAAAACAACCTTAAAGTGGCATTTCGGTCACTGTTAAAAAACAGAGTTTTCTCTTTGATTAACGTCACTGGTCTTGCGCTCGGAATCGCGGCTAGTTTATTAATCCTTCAATACGTCAATTACGAACTGAGTTACGAAGACTTCAACGAAAAGGCGGATCAGATTTATCGGCTAAAAACGAATAGATACAACCAAGGTCAATTAAGTACTGAATGGGCAAGTGGTGTAGTTTCTATTGGGCATATTTTGAATGAAGCATTTCCTGAAGTAGAGCGATTTGCCCGTTTGACACGAACAGGTGGAGTCTTGTCTCAGGGTGATGTAGAGTTTAAAGAGGAACGAATCTATTTCGCAAATCAAGATGTATTTCAAATTTTTGGTAAGGAAATTCTCCACGGTAACCCAGAAACGGCCTTAACAGAGTTGAATACTATTGCTATATCAGCATCAACAGCAAAGCGGTATTTCGGCAGAACGGATGTAGTAGGCCAATCCCTTATGTTTAACCGAGAGCAGTCTGTTAATATTGCCGCTGTTTTTGCTGATGCACCGGATAACACACATTTCAAATTCGATATTTTGGTTTCATGGGCAAATCAAGAGGCTAATGATGAAGATGGTAACTTAAATACAGTTTGGTATTGGGATGGGTATTTCAATTATATAGAGCTCACTGAAGGGACAGACCCTGAAGAATTTACGGCAAAAATCGACAAGTTTATTGATGAAAGATGGGGAGAGGAAATGCGTAATGCTGATACGTGGATGGATTTTGAGCTACAGCCTATGCGCGATATTCATTTATACTCAAACTTCATTGGTGAAGCAGAAGTAAACGGCGATGGAGATTCTGTTTATGCGTTGTTAGGTATTTCATTTTTTATCATACTGATCGCGTGGGTAAACTACGTTAATCTGGCCACAGCGAAATCGATGGAGCGCGCTCGTGAAGTAGGTTTGAGAAAAGTTTTAGGTTCTCAGAAGGGTCAATTAATTCGTCAGTTCTTAACAGAGTCCTTATTGATCAATCTATTTGCGGTTGCCCTTGCCTTTGGCATCGTAGTTTTAGTAATACCGAGCTTTTCTAGATTGGCAGATCAGCCAATGACTTTAGCATTATTCACTCAACAAGGTTTTTGGATCGGGTTGGCCACGTTGTTTTTGGTAGGAACCTTCTTATCAGGAATGTATCCGGCATTTGTGCTTTCCTCTTACAAGCCCATTGATACTTTGAAAGGCGGAAGTATGAGTAATTCTGGGGGTGCTTGGTTACGCAAAGGCTTAGTGGTTTTTCAGTTTATGGCATCCATTGGATTAATCATTGGAACATATACAGTTTACGAACAGATTTCTTATATGAGAAATCAAGACTTAGGGGTCGATATAAACCAGACCCTTGTGATCAATGGACCACTTGTACTAGATTCCACATACTCGGAGAAATTAACAGCTTTTAATGATGTTTTGGAGGCCAATGCGAACATTGAAAATGTAGTTGTTAGTACCGTTGTTCCAGGGCGAGAGGTTGGTTGGAATGCCGGAGGAATTAGAAGAGAAGGAGCTCCTGATAGCGAAGGGAAACAGTATAGAGTCCTTGGTTTTGGCTATGAGTATGTAGAAACTTTCGATCTTAAAATTATTGCGGGTAGAACCTTCTCTGAGGAGTTTGGCGATGAAGAATCGAAAATCCTCTTTTCTCGATCGGCTGTTAAGGATTTTGGTTTTGAGAGCCCTGAGGATGCACTAAATCAGCGAATATTCTTTTGGGGAAATATCTACACGGTGATCGGAGTGTTGGAAGACTACCATCATAATTCTCTCAAAGAAGATTATGATAAATTAATCTTCAGACTTATTCCAAATGCGAATAACTACTATTCGATCAAATATAATGCTGCTAATACACAACAAGTAATTCAATTGGCTGAGGAGAAATGGTTAGAGTTTTTTCCTGGAAATCCTTTTGAGTACTTTTTCTTAGATGACAGTTTTGAAGAACAATATGCAGCTGATCGCCAGTTCGGAAGTGTATTCACTATTTTCTCGGGGCTTGCGATTTTAGTGGCATGTTTGGGCTTATTCGGACTTGCCGCCTTTATGACTTCAAAAAGGATAAAAGAGATCGGTGTGAGAAAAGTTTTGGGGGCATCCGTTCCGAGTATTTTAAAACTGCTGTCAGTCGATTTTTTGAAATTGATCCTAGTGGCCGTGCTTTTAGCCATTCC
- a CDS encoding SDR family oxidoreductase, with the protein MDLNLKGKKAFVCGSTQGIGRATAEELAALGADVTLCARNEESLEAVKSNLTVEDGQSHQILVADFSKPDLLKQCVTDHLGQGNAYHILINNTGGPPGGQAIEAGIDEFRIAFNQHLVCNQILAQAITPAMKSAGYGRIVNIISTSVKIPLNGLGVSNTIRGAVANWSKTLANELGQFGITVNNVLPGATATQRLSSIIENKANKTGKSVAEVEQAMKASVPANRFAEAYEVAAAAAFLCTPAASYINGVNLPVDGGRTGSL; encoded by the coding sequence ATGGATCTTAATTTAAAAGGAAAGAAGGCCTTCGTTTGTGGTAGTACTCAGGGAATAGGCCGTGCTACTGCTGAAGAATTAGCTGCTTTGGGTGCAGATGTGACTTTATGTGCTAGAAATGAAGAAAGCCTTGAAGCAGTAAAAAGTAATTTGACTGTCGAAGATGGTCAATCACATCAAATTTTGGTTGCCGATTTTTCGAAACCCGACTTACTAAAACAGTGTGTCACTGATCACCTTGGCCAAGGGAATGCGTACCACATATTGATTAACAATACCGGAGGCCCTCCAGGTGGGCAGGCGATTGAAGCTGGTATTGATGAATTCCGAATTGCTTTTAACCAGCACCTTGTTTGTAATCAGATATTGGCACAGGCCATTACTCCAGCAATGAAATCCGCAGGTTATGGACGAATTGTTAACATCATTAGTACTTCGGTTAAAATACCTTTGAATGGACTGGGTGTTTCTAATACGATTCGGGGTGCCGTAGCGAATTGGTCCAAGACTTTAGCCAACGAACTTGGTCAGTTTGGCATTACGGTAAATAATGTACTACCAGGAGCCACGGCTACTCAGCGACTAAGTTCAATCATAGAAAATAAGGCAAACAAAACGGGAAAAAGCGTAGCAGAAGTAGAACAAGCTATGAAAGCTAGTGTGCCTGCAAATCGCTTTGCCGAAGCCTATGAAGTGGCCGCTGCAGCTGCTTTTTTATGCACACCAGCCGCTTCATACATAAATGGAGTCAATTTGCCAGTGGATGGCGGAAGAACTGGCAGCTTGTAA
- a CDS encoding four helix bundle protein, translated as MKLEELRIYQRANEISDEIWHLVTKMSYFEKDTIGKQLARSADSISANIAEGYGRFFYKENRQFCFYSRGSLTETQNWLGKCNRRQIIDSALYKKLDDQLNDLHKSLNAYIKTLGETANDN; from the coding sequence ATGAAACTCGAAGAATTGAGAATATATCAACGTGCAAATGAGATCTCTGATGAAATATGGCATCTGGTCACAAAAATGAGCTATTTCGAAAAAGATACTATCGGGAAACAACTTGCAAGAAGTGCTGACTCCATTAGTGCAAACATAGCTGAAGGATATGGTAGATTTTTCTACAAAGAAAACAGGCAGTTTTGCTTTTACTCCCGAGGTTCTTTAACAGAAACCCAAAACTGGCTGGGAAAATGTAATCGCCGACAGATCATAGATTCAGCCTTGTATAAAAAACTAGATGACCAGTTAAATGATCTACATAAATCGTTAAATGCATATATCAAAACTCTTGGGGAAACTGCAAATGACAATTGA